In one Anabrus simplex isolate iqAnaSimp1 chromosome 9, ASM4041472v1, whole genome shotgun sequence genomic region, the following are encoded:
- the LOC136881091 gene encoding serine hydrolase-like protein isoform X2, with the protein MAELKSDVRNIVGTTTITELKIPVPWGHIAAKTWGDSSCFPILCLHGEVDNAATFDRLIPLLPQQFYYMSIDLPGHGHSSHYLPGIPYKFIDYVAVLRRIVDHFSWAKINILGHDLGGLLGLFFAAVYPDKIMKLIVFDVIHPVLPRQHLINHIKLNNEHLLSIETDEAVPQVFSYQTLYEKLCSWRAKDSSVAAIDASISRNAEQVADGSYLLTMDQRVRYINYPFFDDRQFHIILKNLRCELLIFTAKGIARNQNILPVTSLLYIFRYKCARFEHHIIEGNCDIHLNFPTRLVPIMASFLQEIRSSL; encoded by the coding sequence CCAAGACATGGGGTGATTCTTCATGCTTTCCCATTCTCTGTCTGCATGGTGAAGTGGACAATGCTGCCACCTTTGACAGGCTCATCCCACTTTTACCTCAACAGTTTTATTATATGAGTATTGATCTCCCTGGACATGGACACTCATCACACTATCTTCCTGGCATTCCGTACAAATTCATTGACTATGTGGCTGTACTTAGACGAATTGTGGATCATTTTTCATGGGCAAAAATTAATATATTAGGCCATGATTTAGGTGGTCTACTTGGTCTATTTTTTGCTGCTGTCTACCCAGACAAGATTATGAAACTCATTGTATTTGATGTTATTCATCCGGTACTTCCTAGGCAACATCTTATTAACCACATAAAGCTAAATAATGAACACCTGTTATCTATTGAGACAGATGAAGCAGTACCTCAAGTGTTTTCTTATCAGACTTTGTATGAAAAACTATGTTCTTGGCGAGCCAAGGATTCTAGTGTAGCTGCAATTGATGCTTCTATTTCTAGAAATGCTGAGCAGGTTGCAGATGGTAGCTACTTGTTGACAATGGACCAGAGAGTTAGATATATTAACTACCCATTCTTTGATGACCGACAATTTCATATCATTCTGAAAAATTTAAGATGTGAACTGCTTATATTTACTGCAAAAGGAATAGCTAGAAATCAAAATATATTGCCGGTTACTTCTCTGTTATATATATTTAGATACAAATGTGCAAGATTTGAGCACCATATTATTGAAGGAAATTGTGATATTCACTTGAACTTTCCCACTAGGTTGGTACCTATTATGGCCAGCTTTCTCCAAGAGATTAGAAGCTCTCtgtga